The following DNA comes from Cucumis sativus cultivar 9930 chromosome 7, Cucumber_9930_V3, whole genome shotgun sequence.
TCTGTCTTTCTAAATCAAACAATGGTGCTGTTGGATGAAGCACTGCCCTTTGAGCATAATAAAAAACTTCTGGCACCTGTAAACAAGTAATTTAAAGTTTCAAGATTCAAAATCACTAGGAACAAACCTGGAATGCGAGATAGAATTTTAATTGGCACTTGACAGAGATTAAAGCTCTatgagatattttaaattatactaCAATAAATAAGGATAACACTAGAAAGCATATGGAAATGATAAGGAGCATCGTTGATGAGTTTCTTCGCCCTTCCTTCATGTCAACATGTCTTAAAATTTTCGTGTATGAATGGTTTTTCACAAAATTGGGCATCTTACATCCAGTATATCAAATGATGTTGCAGcaacaattgaaaaaaaaatggaagaaggcATTCCATGGATTTCACTACAAAAAGCAATAACATTAAGGTGCACCTTACTACTAAAAGTAAGTTAATGGCAGTTAAATCTAGGAactacaagaaaagaaaagaaatgatcTTGCAACTTTActaaaggttttttttctatttcaagaGTTACAAAAACATCCAAGGGATAATACGAACCCCTCGGCCTCAAAACTAACTGAAGCTTAATTCTATATTAAGAACTAAGTAAATCAAGTAAGCAAGAAAGCTCAAAGGAGAATAAATCAACAAGCTACAAAAATGAATGGCTTCTCAAATACCTGAAGTAGCGTAGCCGCAGAGCATTCTATACAAGTTTCAATCTCCCTGAACTGTTTCATAATGGGTGCAACGATATCCTCCATGCTCATTGGATGGTGTTCATCACGCAAATCTAGCTTGCAACCAACCAGAATAACAGGTGCCTTCACCTCCAACTGGCGCAACTCATTGAGCCAGTATGAGGTCAAACGGTTAAGCGTCATCGGTTGATCACATGCATAAGTTAATAACACTGCATCCGCTCGCTTCAGTTCTTCATAGAGCTTGGATTTGTTATCCATGCTATTTATAGATAGATCAAACGACATTAATCacaaattgaaatagaaacaagAAATGGAATTACTGCATACTGgagaaaaaattagaataaaccCACTAACGTGTACTAAAATTTAGAGGAAAGAAAACATGTTGTCACTAAAGACTATCACAAAACTGAAACTCATAAACGGATCTATATCGAATACGACATTTGAAGCAATTCTAAGATACATACaatagtaacatttttttctcatttgacCGTGAAAAGGAACTTTTGAGGCAAGAAAAAATGGCAGTTGTATTAAGCACTAGCACTTCCTACaacgaaaaaaataaaggaatctCTATCAACTATGACACTCGAATCACTCAGAAATCACAAATACTCATTGAACCcttgaatgaaaatatattagacgaaagaaaaaaatgaaagttatatTAAAGACTGGCACTACCTAGGATGGAAATCACAAACGAATACATATCAAATGTAACATTCAAACCAATCAGAAACCGCAAACACATAAACATTCTTTCATTGCACAGGATGAGATTTTTAAGGaaacgaaaaaaaaacagcTACATTAAACACTAGCACTCTCTAAAACTCAAAAACACAAACGAATCCATCAAATATGACATTTGAGTCACTCAGATATCGCAAACACAAAAACATTATCTCATTGAAGCACTGAATGAAAATTGTGAGGGAAAAGGAAATGGAAGTTACATTAAGCACCAGCACTTcctaaaagtgaaaaaacacaaacaaaaccaTATCAAGTGTGACATTCGAATCACTCAGAGATCACTACAAGCACTTTTAAACTGAACCGTCGAATGCAGTTATTAGAcaggaaaaatgaaagttaCATAAAACAACAACACTACATAAACCTGAAAAACATAAACGAATCCATATCCAAAATGACATCCAAATCACTCGGAGATCACAGAAACAGAAACACGATCAGTAGCATACCTGGAAGAGGAGTCAATAATGGTGAGCGGGACGCCATCAGCGTAGAAATCGGCGGGAAGATGAGTGGGAGGAAGTACAGAGGGAACGTTGTCGGGGAATGATTCGGTAGCGGCGGCAGCAATCAAACTGGATTTTCCGGTGCCTCGATCGCCGGCGACCACGATTCGAACGCTGGGACGGACGCCGGTCTTAGCTGCCATTGGAACAGCGAGAAacagagagagggagagagagggaaagagaAATTAGTTCGTTGGATGCATACGATTGAAGGCCACTACGTGGGAAATATTGGACCGAGGGAGTTCAACTTGAACccaacaatgaaaaataccttTTGTGCACACAAATTTCATAAGAGTAAAATATTTCTCTATCACTattctatttctaaatatttaaatttacattcttaCTCTCTCTGTTAAAAtgtttcctttctctctccaaCCAACTCCTTGAGTGcatcaaaattttacaaattttcatttatgatAACTtattcaaacatttatttcaataaaacttCTAACACGTCCacttaaattaagtttataataatCCAACTCTGTTGAATTAGGTTTATAATAATCCAACTCTTTCGTGGAAAGAATTATCATAACAATTGTTTTAGATTTATCGgaacacatttttctttacctTTTTAGCTTTtcatagttttattattttattgaattaggTTTGTCGtttgtttctaattaatttaaaatattaaaataatatttattttacttgcaaaattaattttaattaaattttagtaagGATGAGTTTAGGCATTTAGTCTTcgtatttaacttttttaattttattatttaatgttttttatttatttttatttttatctgtTTTTGAGATTTAAAGTATTCTATCTAAactatttatgatatttttaagttaaataaatttttaaaagaatgaattttattaaatttataaaaattcataacaaaatcaaatcagacttaatattaaattaaatagtttttgaatttttaaatagcCTGAAACAtgtataacaaattttttttgaagtatttaaaatttaaatgtaaaatatattctCTTAAGctacatttaatttaagatttatttgaattaaaatttgaatctatttttttaccaaataatGCCTATACTTTACaaaatatactatttttttctgtttttatatatttcattgatTCATTTTAATTGGTCCATGGAATAACaatcctttaatttataaagagaaaaaaaaataatgtttaggtaaaaagaaaagtgagattgttttatctttaaaaggaaaaacagtAATCTATTCAACAGTAAcgattacttaaaaaaatatattaaaaatcttacgtcgtatttaaataaatgaaggCAAATTGTTTTGCGAAAACTACgacaatttggtaaattaaatataaaaaatttgtgtattgaagttagaatatgattttaaacaaatttatttgcaACTAACAATTATGTCAAGAAGTTAAAAATTGATGTcgtatttaagaaaataattgaaaaatgttttacGAAATTAGGacatttcaataaattaattatatgaaatctatatatttgatttataatacaaatttctttaaataatcaataaattattcgCACGTAACGattgcataatttttttaaaaaaatagacgtcacatttaaaaaaattactgaaaaatattttacgaaaataaaatagtttggtaaattaaatatacaaaatttgtgttAGATTTATAATACGaactcaaatatatatatatatatatacaaaaatatattttataacactaACTATATAAATATTCCTCtaaacacatcttatcataactattcatttataatattcttttcaaacaCCGTTTATTATAACACTAATCTTCTATGATCCTCGTAACATTAATCCTCCATGATCCTCGTAACACTAATCCAACTCTTTTTACAAACACAAACAGTAATTTAGTAGTAATTATCTCAtccttttgtttatttgtttagtgGAACGTTTAATAAAAGGGAATTATTGTGTTTGGAGCATAGAGTTATTTTGAATGGaaagaattatttatttatttatttacgtgattgttattattttaaaatcaactcGCGGTTTATAATCAAACCCTACCCAGCCCGAGAGCCTCACTcacatttcaaaacttcaCTCAGACACGATGTTCCGCTCCTTCCGGCCATCTCTAGCCACAGCTGCGGCGCGCCGATTTTCCGGGGAAGCCTCTATGGCGGCGTCGGAGAACACGGCACTAGAAGGCGCTGCAGGCACCCGCGTCGTATCCGGCAAAGGCGGTGGTCGAGACACGCTTGGGCGAAGGCTCATGAGCCTCATTTTCCCCAAACGCAGCGCCGTGACTGCCATACGTAAATGGCAAGAAGAGGGCCGCACTGTTCGCAAGTACGAGCTCAATCGCAACGTTCGGGAGCTTCGCAAGCTCAAGCGCTACAAGCACGCACTTGAGGTAttcaattctttattattatttttttccttgttgCGTGAAAACTCATGTAATGTCATTAATGCTCGAGATCATGTATTGTACCATTTTGTGATCTGAATGAACTCATCGTCTACTTGTGCTGTGAGTCTGCACCCTTCACTCGATCAACACTTGAAGAGTTAGTGTCAATTCAGCTGATGTTCTTGTGGTTCATTATTTCTATAATCTGTTTAATTTAGTCTCAATCAAGTGGACAGTGGACTAGCTTTGAAAAGGGTATTGTGGTTATACTATGATGGATTTTAGATTGTTACGATGCCCAGAAGCTgatcatttataaatatggcAAATTTAATGACACGTTATTTAACACTTGGAGAGTTAGAAATTAGCTCTACATATTGTACATATTCATTAGGTAACATGTGTTACATACCATAATTAAATTGACAGTTAGAGGAATAACCCACAAAGACTGTGAGATCCcttcataacttttttcaatGTGATGATGCCTCTTTTGTGATCACCATACATTAATtgaatctcaacttttttttttttgaccgAATAGACGTTTTGTCtcaaaactaattgaaaataaaaggagCTAACATTGTGaggttttaatttttcctGAGGGATCTTCAACAATATGAAACCAAATGATATTGCAGTGACTTGCTAGAGTCACTACTCTAGTACTAGATTAAATCAAGACTATCCAAAAGGTTAGATAGGTTAGGGTGAACCCAGATATGCTGAAATACAATTTCATTGaatattttgctttatttcCTGTAAAAATAAGTAGACGAATAAAATGCTTTGGTACGGCCTTGAACCTTGTAGCTTGTATGATCTGAAGATGGCCTTGAGCCTCGAGTAATCTTTCTTGAGATTTTCCACCGTGCAGGTGTGTGAATGGATGACATTACAGAAAGATATGAGGCTGGTACCTGGTGACTATGCAGTTCATCTGGATTTGATTTGCAAAATCCGAGGCCTGAATAGAGCAGAAAAATTTTTCGAGGATCTCCCTGATAAAATAAGAGAACAATCAGTCTGCACATCTCTTCTTCATGCATACGTTCAAAATAATCTATCTGAAAAGGCTGAGGCTTTAATGGAGAAAATGTCTGAATGTGGTTTCTTAAAAAGTCCTCTTTCTTTCAACCACATGCTTTCTCTTCACATCTCAAACAAGCAACTAGAAAAGGTTCCTGCTCTGATTGAAGGATTAAAGAAGAACACCAAACCAGACGTGGTAACGTATAATCTTTTATTGAATGTTTGCACTTTGCAAAACGACACTGAAGCTGCAGAAAACATTTTCCTTGAGATGAAGAAGACAAAAATCCAACCGGATTGGGTATCATTTAGCACATTAGCTAACTTGTATTGCAAAAATCAACTTACCGAAAAAGCAGCCGCTACTTTGAAAGAGATGGAGAAAATGGCATTTAAAAGTAACAGACTCTCACTTTCATCTCTTCTTAGCTTGTATACCAATTTAGGGGATAAGAATGAAGTTTACAGGATATGGAAAAAGTTGAAGTCATCCTTTCGCAAGATGAGTGATCGTGAGTATATGTGCATGATATCCTCTCTTGTGAAACTTAATGAGCTTGAAGAAGCTGAGAAGCTCTATACTGAGTGGGAGTCAGTATCTGGGACACGTGATACTCGGGTTTCAAATGTAATGCTTGGAGCGTATATcaagaaaaaccaaatagaACAAGCCGAGAGTTTCTACAATCGGATGTTGCAAAAAGGAACAGTTCCATCTTACACAACTTGGGAGCTCCTCACATGGGGATATTTAAAAGAGAACCAGATGGAGAAAGTCCTGCATTTCTTCAGGAAGGCAGTTAACAGAGTGAAGAAATGGAATGCAGATGAGAGGTTGGTTAAAGGAGTTTGTAAGAAACTCGAGGAGCAAGGTAACATCAACGGGGTGGAGCAGTTGTTGCTTATTCTTAGGAATGCTGGTCATGTGGATACTGAGATATACAATTCTCTATTGCGGACCTATGCAAAAGCTGGTAAAATGCCACTCATAGTTGCTGAAAGAATGGAAAGGGACAACGTCCAGTTGAACGACGAGACTCGAGAGCTTCTAAGGTTGACCAGCAAGATGTGTGTGAGTGAAGTTTCAAGCACTTTATATGATAAAACAGATCAAATGGACTCAATTCAATCCGCTTGACTTTGAAGTATACTCCTTAGGTTACTCCAGCTTTCTGAAGTATCAAATATCCAAAAGTTGGATCGGATAGTTTTTGCTGATTCGTTTAGGTTGCCTGCTTTCTTTTCATAGTTCTTAAACAGATATGTTGGTTTGACGTTTGCCAATAATTCAACCCGGACCGACACTTTCCAGGTGGCAGAATCCTGAGACCCATTTTCCCTGCTGCAAGTAGCTGTTCTATATGCTGTTTTACCTGTGCTTGCAAATGAATCATTCACACACAGCTAAATTCAGAAGCTGCGTGTGGATGAAGCTGCCGTGAGAAGAAGTTTTGATGCTTACTAGTCAGTACAACATGTTAAATCTTTTCAAGTTACCTTAATGCTATATTTGGATCTCAATTACTTGCTCGGATTGAATGTagactataacaaaattttgttatttattagcAATTTCAATGAAGTTTGCTGGAAAAATGTTGGGTTTCATGTATTCGAGAGTTTGATAACTCTTTTTGGATCAcctttttatgttattttattaaagagcTGTTGAGATCATGAATCAATGGTTAGGATACTGAACGTAGTAAAAGCTGAAGGCATTAGGGAGAAGCAGAGTTTCTATTCTATGATTTTTACAACCACAAGCTTGCCAGGTGATTTTGGAGGCTCTAAAAGTGATTATGTGGAaattttaatggtttttttagtttttgttaaaCCAACTATTAATTAAGGGggataaattttcttttgaaattaggTTGATTTGAAATACTTAGTAGCTTTTGGGGTTGATTTCGAATCATTTGGTGGCTCTTTTAACTATGCTTTAAAAAATCttagtttagttttgaattttgccAAACACTTCTTCGAGAagtgtttatttgtttttaaaaagagaatattaaatttgaatgttaaaAAACTAGCTTTGCTAAATAAGTCAGTAAACTGAGTGAAAATGGGCATAATTCAACTAATACGAGTTTGAGTGATCATATTTCAACTTGTATAGAAGAGTGTACAAATGATTAAAGTGTGTGGAGTTTAAATCTTCTTGTTTGAGTAGGTAAATTTGAGTTGAGTTCGGTCTATTGAACGGttttcatatatgtttttcCTCAAATTAGTCTTTTTGTGTGTGCGTgcaactttgttttcttttaaaggtAAGAATATCAATGCAACTATTGAAAGTCTGGTGTATTTTTGCAACAAGGTATCATCGATTCTTGTTCATGTTTTTTTAACTTGTTCATAAAGAGACTTTGTtgtgaaattaattataagagCATAACGaaagttaaaaacttattCCGGATATCATAttgcattatatttttttttccgatatcaaactttcttcccattaacaaatttatggaGCCCTAATGCGTTATTGATTTCaattgcaatatttttttaaaaaccaatgAACATCCGATTGGGGTTATAGATGCCTTTCTATTGCAAACTTATTATAAAGTTCTATtgtaattatgaaaaaaaattcataagcccctgaaaaaacaataacaccTGTAATATTAACGAATTTAAAACATCTGAGAAGTTTTTGTGAAGTAGAGCGCTCAACAATTTtgcaaaaattaatttttattgatttttaggAAGAGCCATTAACGACTTCATGATCTAGTGATTCAAGTCATTGTTATCGTAATAACTATATTCTAATTTCCTAATTGACAAAGATCCAATTACAATATGGATGATTGATTTAATACATTGCTAAGTACAAAAGTAACATTGATGGGCTAATTAATATACAATAGAATAAGCTAACGATTTAATTCtcatataaaagaatatgGCGTGAGGGGCAATTTTGGGAACTACAAAAAGAAGAGGGTATAGTTGAAATATCACAAATCAAAGAGGTTGAAAACGAGAAATTTCTGAGTATAAATATAGGGCACGTTCCGCTTCTTTGAAAACCCTAGAGTTTGAGAAAGGCGGAAACCCTATTTCAGCAAACGGAGCTTTTGCCGGCCTTTGCTCACTGAATTCAACAGCCATGGCCACTGCTAGGACCGTCAAGGACGTCTCTCCTCACGAGTTTGTTAAGGCCTATGCCGCTCATCTCAAGCGATCCGGAAAGGTAtccttttccttctctcaATTCGcctctatttcttttgttggatGAGACTACTTGGTTTTCGATTCAAGGG
Coding sequences within:
- the LOC101205373 gene encoding pentatricopeptide repeat-containing protein At4g02820, mitochondrial, giving the protein MFRSFRPSLATAAARRFSGEASMAASENTALEGAAGTRVVSGKGGGRDTLGRRLMSLIFPKRSAVTAIRKWQEEGRTVRKYELNRNVRELRKLKRYKHALEVCEWMTLQKDMRLVPGDYAVHLDLICKIRGLNRAEKFFEDLPDKIREQSVCTSLLHAYVQNNLSEKAEALMEKMSECGFLKSPLSFNHMLSLHISNKQLEKVPALIEGLKKNTKPDVVTYNLLLNVCTLQNDTEAAENIFLEMKKTKIQPDWVSFSTLANLYCKNQLTEKAAATLKEMEKMAFKSNRLSLSSLLSLYTNLGDKNEVYRIWKKLKSSFRKMSDREYMCMISSLVKLNELEEAEKLYTEWESVSGTRDTRVSNVMLGAYIKKNQIEQAESFYNRMLQKGTVPSYTTWELLTWGYLKENQMEKVLHFFRKAVNRVKKWNADERLVKGVCKKLEEQGNINGVEQLLLILRNAGHVDTEIYNSLLRTYAKAGKMPLIVAERMERDNVQLNDETRELLRLTSKMCVSEVSSTLYDKTDQMDSIQSA